From the Roseibium salinum genome, one window contains:
- the mtaB gene encoding tRNA (N(6)-L-threonylcarbamoyladenosine(37)-C(2))-methylthiotransferase MtaB — protein sequence MTVDVVTFGCRLNSYESEVMKREAEAAGLTDAILINTCAVTNEAVRQARQAVRKAKRDNPDARVIVTGCAAQTEAETFSAMEEVDLVLGNTEKLERKSYQDVAAFGISETEKVRVNDIMSVEETAGHLIDGLAGRARAFVQVQNGCDHRCTFCIIPYGRGNSRSVPMGVVIDQIRRLVDNGYNEIVLTGVDITSYGADLPGAPKLGTLSAKILKMVPELKRLRLSSIDSIEADDDLMRVIAEDARLMPHFHLSLQAGDDMILKRMKRRHLRADTIRFCQEVRRMRPDVVFGADIIAGFPTETEDMFHNSLKIIDECGLTHLHVFPFSPRPGTPAARMPQLPRSLVKERGARLRAKGEEALNRHLTDEVGKIRPVLIEKEGLGRTEQFTQVELDGGSAGTIVETRIIGHTGRHLLGEALSRAA from the coding sequence ATGACCGTTGATGTCGTAACCTTTGGCTGCCGGCTCAATTCCTACGAGTCGGAGGTGATGAAGCGCGAGGCGGAGGCCGCCGGTCTCACGGACGCGATCCTGATCAATACCTGCGCGGTCACCAACGAGGCCGTGCGCCAGGCGCGCCAGGCCGTGCGCAAGGCCAAGCGGGACAATCCCGATGCCCGTGTGATCGTGACCGGCTGCGCCGCGCAGACCGAGGCGGAAACCTTCTCCGCGATGGAGGAAGTCGACCTGGTGCTCGGCAATACGGAAAAGCTGGAGCGCAAGTCCTATCAGGATGTGGCCGCCTTCGGCATTTCCGAGACGGAAAAGGTGCGCGTCAACGACATCATGAGCGTGGAAGAGACGGCGGGGCATCTGATCGACGGCCTGGCCGGACGGGCACGGGCCTTCGTTCAGGTCCAGAACGGCTGCGACCACCGCTGCACCTTCTGCATCATCCCCTATGGCCGCGGCAATTCCCGTTCGGTGCCCATGGGCGTCGTCATCGACCAGATCCGGCGCCTGGTCGACAATGGTTACAACGAGATCGTGCTGACCGGCGTCGACATCACCTCCTATGGCGCGGACCTGCCGGGGGCGCCGAAGCTGGGCACCTTGAGCGCTAAGATCCTGAAGATGGTGCCGGAACTGAAGCGCCTGCGTCTTTCCTCCATCGATTCGATCGAGGCGGATGACGATCTGATGCGGGTGATCGCCGAGGACGCGCGCCTGATGCCGCATTTCCACCTGTCGCTGCAGGCGGGTGACGACATGATCCTGAAGCGGATGAAGCGGCGGCACCTGCGCGCCGACACGATCCGGTTCTGCCAGGAGGTGCGGCGCATGCGCCCGGACGTGGTGTTCGGTGCCGACATCATTGCCGGTTTCCCCACGGAAACCGAAGACATGTTCCACAATTCCCTGAAGATCATAGATGAATGCGGGCTGACGCATCTTCACGTCTTCCCGTTCTCGCCGCGCCCGGGCACGCCGGCGGCGCGCATGCCGCAGTTGCCGCGCAGCCTCGTCAAGGAACGCGGGGCACGGCTCAGGGCAAAGGGTGAGGAAGCGCTCAACCGGCACCTGACAGACGAGGTCGGCAAGATCCGGCCGGTGCTGATCGAAAAGGAAGGCCTCGGCCGCACGGAGCAGTTCACCCAGGTCGAACTGGATGGCGGTTCTGCCGGAACGATTGTCGAAACCAGAATTATCGGCCATACCGGGCGTCATCTTCTGGGCGAGGCCCTTTCCAGGGCCGCCTGA
- a CDS encoding sulfite oxidase heme-binding subunit YedZ gives MVLSSFAQYAPWTDRRGKLSGLRLGVFLLLLLPVCRIFYDLAFGPVFPEPYEQALHESGTWAVRFLLLTLAVTPVRRIFSWNRVAGVRRMIGVSVLFYALLHLGFYAASESWNIVKVASEVVLRFYLTIGFTALAGLAVLGATSFDGAVRRLGRNWQRLHSLVYAIAILGLFHFFLQSKSDVTEATLMAGLFALLMVYRVMAKAGLPLSNVFVLATCAALGAIGTAAIEYAWYALATGIPADRVFLANFDLSTSIRPAVWVAITGLCACGAPVLQWIGEQAGGKLRLRRA, from the coding sequence ATGGTTTTATCGTCTTTCGCTCAATATGCCCCCTGGACCGACCGGCGGGGAAAGCTTTCGGGACTGCGGCTCGGGGTGTTCCTGCTTCTGCTGCTGCCGGTTTGCAGGATCTTCTATGATCTCGCCTTCGGTCCGGTTTTCCCCGAGCCATATGAACAGGCGCTGCATGAAAGCGGCACCTGGGCTGTCCGGTTTCTGCTGCTCACGCTGGCCGTCACGCCTGTACGGCGGATATTTTCGTGGAACAGGGTGGCAGGCGTCAGGCGCATGATCGGCGTCTCGGTGCTCTTTTATGCCCTGCTTCATCTCGGCTTCTATGCGGCGTCGGAAAGCTGGAACATCGTCAAGGTCGCCTCGGAAGTCGTCTTGAGATTCTATCTCACCATCGGATTTACCGCGCTGGCCGGACTGGCGGTTCTGGGCGCCACGTCTTTCGACGGCGCGGTCCGCAGGCTGGGGCGGAACTGGCAGAGGCTGCACAGCCTCGTCTACGCCATTGCGATCCTCGGCCTCTTTCACTTCTTCCTGCAGTCGAAATCGGATGTGACGGAAGCGACGCTGATGGCCGGGCTCTTCGCGTTGCTGATGGTGTACAGGGTTATGGCCAAGGCCGGACTGCCGCTGTCCAACGTGTTTGTGCTGGCCACCTGCGCGGCGCTTGGCGCCATCGGCACGGCCGCCATCGAATATGCCTGGTACGCGCTGGCGACCGGAATTCCGGCGGACCGGGTCTTTCTCGCGAATTTCGACCTTTCGACCAGCATCCGCCCCGCGGTCTGGGTCGCCATCACGGGCCTGTGCGCCTGCGGGGCGCCGGTCCTGCAATGGATCGGCGAGCAGGCCGGCGGCAAGCTGCGATTGCGGCGGGCCTGA
- a CDS encoding response regulator transcription factor — protein MTARTILIVDDDTELREALVEQLSLYDEFETIQADSASSGLALAKDEHVDLLLMDVGLPDIDGREAVKLMRKNGFKAPIIMLTGHDGDSDTILGLEAGANDYVTKPFKFAVLLARVRAHLRQHEQSEDATFAIGRYSFRPAAKIMQDDAGSKVRLTEKETSILKFLYRAGEKPVTRDVLLHEVWGYNSGVTTHTLETHIYRLRQKIERDPSNAELLVTEAGGYKLVP, from the coding sequence ATGACCGCCCGCACGATCTTGATTGTCGATGATGACACCGAACTGCGCGAAGCGCTTGTCGAGCAGCTGTCGCTTTATGACGAATTCGAAACCATCCAGGCAGACTCGGCGAGTTCGGGCCTCGCCCTTGCCAAGGACGAACATGTCGACCTGCTTCTGATGGATGTCGGCCTGCCGGACATCGACGGACGCGAAGCGGTCAAGCTGATGCGCAAGAACGGCTTCAAGGCGCCGATCATCATGCTGACCGGCCATGACGGCGACAGCGACACGATCCTCGGCCTGGAGGCCGGTGCCAACGATTACGTCACCAAGCCGTTCAAGTTTGCCGTCCTGCTGGCCCGAGTGCGCGCCCATCTGCGCCAGCACGAACAAAGCGAGGACGCCACTTTCGCCATCGGCCGCTATTCCTTCCGTCCCGCAGCAAAGATCATGCAGGACGATGCCGGTTCGAAGGTGCGGCTGACGGAAAAGGAAACCTCCATCCTCAAGTTCCTCTACCGCGCCGGCGAAAAGCCGGTGACGCGCGACGTGCTTCTGCATGAGGTCTGGGGGTACAATTCCGGCGTCACGACCCACACGCTGGAAACCCACATTTACCGCCTGAGGCAGAAAATCGAGCGCGATCCGTCCAATGCCGAGCTCCTGGTTACGGAAGCCGGTGGATATAAGCTTGTGCCGTAG
- a CDS encoding class I SAM-dependent methyltransferase, translating to MYLDVVHLRAFYDLPLGRLLRGLIGTPIRKMWPDLTGQSLLGVGYAGPFMRPYLDQVERAICAMPAPQGAVHWPRERHASACALVEDAALPFPDVFFDRIMLVHVLDHSSDPEAVLREAWRVLAPGGRLIAVVPNRRGLWAHSELSPFGYGRPYSGGQLKELFKNCQFNILDDKEALFMPPTKARFILRAARTWEGIGRRIWPAFGGVLIVEAEKVVYQSLPVNGKKSRFRVPRPVFIPEGVATGLKPVRRVHGASPRRPCAGVD from the coding sequence ATGTATCTCGACGTCGTCCATCTGCGTGCCTTCTACGATTTACCGCTCGGACGGCTGCTGCGGGGGCTGATCGGTACGCCCATCCGCAAGATGTGGCCGGACCTGACGGGGCAGAGCCTGCTCGGCGTAGGCTATGCCGGGCCGTTCATGCGCCCCTATCTCGACCAGGTCGAGCGGGCGATCTGCGCCATGCCGGCGCCTCAGGGAGCCGTTCACTGGCCGCGGGAGCGCCACGCCAGCGCCTGCGCATTGGTCGAGGATGCGGCATTGCCGTTTCCCGACGTATTCTTTGACCGCATTATGCTGGTGCATGTCCTGGATCATTCTTCCGATCCGGAGGCCGTCCTGCGCGAGGCCTGGCGCGTGCTGGCGCCCGGCGGCCGGCTGATCGCGGTGGTGCCCAACCGGCGCGGCCTGTGGGCGCATTCGGAATTGTCGCCCTTCGGCTATGGCCGTCCCTATTCGGGCGGGCAGCTGAAGGAGCTCTTCAAGAACTGCCAGTTCAACATCCTGGACGACAAGGAAGCCCTGTTCATGCCGCCCACCAAGGCACGGTTCATCCTGCGGGCGGCACGCACATGGGAAGGCATCGGGCGCCGGATCTGGCCGGCCTTCGGCGGGGTTCTGATCGTGGAGGCGGAAAAGGTCGTCTACCAGAGCCTGCCGGTAAACGGCAAGAAGAGCCGGTTCAGGGTGCCGCGCCCGGTGTTCATTCCCGAAGGCGTCGCGACCGGGCTGAAGCCGGTCAGAAGGGTTCATGGAGCAAGCCCGCGCCGGCCCTGTGCCGGTGTTGACTGA
- a CDS encoding peroxidase-related enzyme (This protein belongs to a clade of uncharacterized proteins related to peroxidases such as the alkylhydroperoxidase AhpD.) encodes MSSKVTALQIDSVGTLSEKTQAYFDLCEEKLGLVPNVLRAYAFDEAKLRAFTDMYNDLMLADCGLSKLEREMIAVAVSSVNHCFYCLTAHGAAVRELSGDPVLGELMVMNYRAADLSARQRAMLDFAVKLTEKPAEIVESDRQGLRDQGFSDRDIWDIASVAAFFNMTNRVASATDMRPNDEYHSMAR; translated from the coding sequence TTGTCAAGCAAGGTCACGGCATTACAAATCGATTCAGTGGGAACTTTAAGCGAAAAAACGCAAGCATACTTCGATTTATGCGAGGAAAAGCTGGGACTGGTCCCCAACGTGCTCAGGGCGTACGCCTTTGACGAAGCGAAGCTGCGCGCGTTTACGGACATGTATAACGACCTCATGCTGGCGGATTGCGGGCTGTCGAAACTCGAGCGTGAGATGATTGCCGTCGCGGTATCCTCCGTCAATCATTGTTTCTATTGCCTGACCGCGCACGGTGCTGCGGTGCGGGAACTTTCCGGCGATCCGGTGCTGGGCGAACTGATGGTCATGAACTACCGCGCCGCGGATTTGAGCGCGCGCCAGCGCGCCATGCTCGATTTCGCCGTCAAGCTGACGGAAAAGCCTGCGGAGATCGTCGAAAGCGACCGCCAGGGGCTGCGCGATCAAGGCTTCAGCGACCGCGACATCTGGGACATTGCCTCCGTCGCGGCCTTCTTCAACATGACCAACCGGGTGGCGTCGGCGACCGACATGCGCCCGAATGATGAGTATCATTCAATGGCCCGTTGA
- the metW gene encoding methionine biosynthesis protein MetW — translation MNLSPIQTKPGETRGDHKVVASLVPHGARVLDIGSEDGALLDLLARERQVDGRGIELSQEGVNRCVSRGLSVIQGDADTDLTDYPDHAFDVVILSQTLQATREPKRVVSELLRIGQQVIVSIPNFAHWRNRAQLLFRGRMPVTKYLPYEWYDTPNIHFCSLRDFVELCRELDANVEKAVALSGKGNKIPVNAPWWVWNLIAEQAVFLLKR, via the coding sequence GTGAACCTGTCCCCGATACAGACCAAGCCCGGCGAAACCCGCGGCGACCACAAGGTCGTCGCATCCCTGGTTCCCCACGGCGCCCGCGTTCTCGACATCGGCTCGGAAGACGGTGCGCTGCTCGATCTTCTGGCGCGCGAACGGCAGGTCGACGGACGCGGCATCGAGCTGTCCCAGGAAGGCGTGAACCGCTGCGTGTCACGCGGCCTCTCCGTCATCCAGGGCGATGCCGATACCGACCTGACCGACTATCCCGACCACGCATTCGACGTCGTGATTCTCAGCCAGACGCTGCAGGCGACCCGCGAACCCAAGCGGGTGGTGAGCGAGCTTCTGCGCATCGGCCAGCAGGTGATCGTCTCGATTCCGAATTTCGCCCATTGGCGCAACCGGGCACAACTGCTCTTCCGCGGCCGCATGCCGGTGACCAAGTACCTGCCTTACGAATGGTACGACACGCCCAACATCCATTTCTGTTCCCTGAGGGATTTCGTCGAGCTCTGCCGGGAACTGGATGCGAATGTCGAAAAGGCGGTCGCACTGAGCGGCAAGGGCAACAAGATACCGGTCAACGCGCCCTGGTGGGTCTGGAACCTTATCGCCGAGCAGGCGGTGTTTCTGCTGAAACGGTAG
- the gloB gene encoding hydroxyacylglutathione hydrolase has translation MALSDTTEIRQFTCLNDNFGVLLHDTASGTTIAFDVPDAACYQQVLEETGWKLSHILITHHHWDHVQGLGELKRKTGAAVIGPERSRQKISELDSTVEDGDDVLCGPYEIRAIATPGHTLDQISWHIPSVRVAHTGDTLFSLGCGRVFEGDKEMMWSSLAKLMRQLPDDTTIYCGHEYTDANARFALTIDPDNPDLQARARQVQELRARGEATLPTTMAREKATNPFLRAGEASVAAALGMEGKPPVEVFTEIRTRKDNA, from the coding sequence ATGGCCCTGAGCGACACCACCGAAATCCGCCAGTTCACCTGCCTCAACGACAATTTCGGCGTGCTTCTTCACGACACGGCAAGCGGAACGACCATCGCCTTCGACGTGCCCGACGCGGCGTGTTACCAGCAGGTGCTGGAAGAAACCGGGTGGAAACTCAGCCACATCCTGATCACCCATCACCACTGGGACCATGTGCAGGGGCTCGGCGAACTGAAGCGGAAAACCGGCGCGGCCGTGATCGGGCCCGAACGGTCCCGGCAGAAGATTTCCGAACTGGACAGCACCGTCGAAGACGGCGACGATGTCTTGTGCGGCCCTTATGAGATCAGGGCCATCGCGACGCCGGGCCACACGCTCGACCAGATCTCCTGGCATATCCCCTCCGTCCGGGTGGCTCATACCGGCGACACGCTGTTTTCGCTCGGTTGCGGACGGGTGTTCGAAGGGGACAAGGAAATGATGTGGTCCTCGCTCGCCAAACTGATGCGCCAGCTTCCCGACGACACCACCATTTACTGCGGACACGAATATACCGACGCCAATGCCAGGTTCGCGCTGACGATCGATCCGGACAATCCGGATCTTCAGGCAAGGGCGCGGCAGGTCCAGGAACTTCGCGCCAGGGGCGAGGCGACCCTGCCGACCACCATGGCACGGGAAAAAGCGACTAATCCGTTCCTGCGTGCCGGAGAAGCCTCCGTCGCTGCCGCTCTCGGCATGGAAGGCAAACCCCCGGTTGAGGTTTTCACCGAGATCCGCACACGCAAGGACAACGCTTGA
- a CDS encoding L,D-transpeptidase family protein codes for MKIRRKPADCLDVRALPRDRTRGILRMGGITVPCALGRSGILIRKKEGDGGTPAGCFELLHVYYRPDKGLPPATTLPLEALTPNSGWCDDPAHPRYNRPVRLPFAAGHETMWRQDRLYDIVVVLDCNIHPAVKGKGSAIFFHIAREDYRPTEGCVAVSPQHMRLILANIGPGAEMVIRA; via the coding sequence ATGAAGATACGTCGGAAACCTGCGGATTGCCTGGACGTTCGGGCCCTGCCGCGCGACAGGACCAGGGGGATCCTGCGGATGGGCGGGATCACGGTTCCGTGTGCGCTCGGCCGCTCGGGCATCCTCATCCGGAAAAAAGAAGGAGACGGCGGCACTCCGGCGGGCTGTTTCGAACTCCTTCACGTCTATTACCGGCCGGACAAGGGCCTGCCTCCGGCCACGACGCTGCCGCTCGAAGCGCTGACGCCGAACTCGGGGTGGTGCGACGATCCGGCCCATCCGCGCTACAACCGGCCGGTCCGGCTTCCCTTTGCCGCCGGCCACGAGACAATGTGGCGGCAAGACAGGCTCTACGACATCGTCGTCGTGCTGGACTGCAATATTCATCCGGCGGTGAAGGGCAAGGGCAGCGCCATATTTTTCCATATCGCACGAGAAGACTACCGGCCGACGGAAGGCTGCGTCGCGGTGTCGCCGCAGCACATGCGCCTTATCCTGGCAAATATCGGCCCCGGCGCGGAAATGGTTATCCGCGCCTGA
- the leuD gene encoding 3-isopropylmalate dehydratase small subunit has protein sequence MEKFETLTGVAAPMPIVNIDTDMIIPKQFLKTIKRTGLGTALFHEMRTNDDGSENPDFILNKPAYRDAKILIAGANFGCGSSREHAPWALLDFGIRCVIATSFADIFYNNCFKNGILPIQVTEDQLESLLQASERGSNFTLTIDLGKQEIQGLESGSIPFDIDSFRKHCLMNGLDDIGLTLKKADAIDAFEGNMNESRPWV, from the coding sequence ATGGAAAAATTCGAAACCCTGACCGGCGTTGCGGCGCCCATGCCGATCGTGAACATCGACACGGACATGATCATTCCGAAGCAGTTTCTGAAGACGATCAAGCGCACCGGTCTCGGCACAGCGCTGTTCCACGAAATGCGCACCAACGACGACGGTTCGGAAAATCCGGATTTCATTCTGAACAAACCGGCCTACCGCGACGCCAAGATCCTGATTGCCGGCGCCAATTTCGGTTGCGGTTCGTCGCGCGAGCATGCGCCCTGGGCCCTGCTCGACTTCGGCATCCGCTGCGTGATCGCGACTTCCTTCGCCGACATTTTCTACAACAACTGCTTCAAGAACGGCATTCTGCCGATCCAGGTCACCGAGGACCAGCTCGAGAGCCTGCTGCAGGCGTCCGAGCGCGGATCCAACTTCACGCTGACCATCGACCTGGGCAAGCAGGAAATCCAGGGCCTGGAAAGCGGCAGCATCCCGTTCGACATCGACAGCTTCCGCAAGCATTGCCTGATGAACGGCCTCGACGATATCGGCCTGACGCTGAAGAAGGCCGATGCGATCGATGCCTTTGAAGGCAACATGAACGAAAGCCGCCCCTGGGTGTGA
- the dapF gene encoding diaminopimelate epimerase, giving the protein MASETRPFLKMNGLGNDFVVWDARQQPLRLSRDAIAKLGDRKSGIGFDQMITVEWSSLGVDAFMRIHNRDGGEVSACGNATRCIGRLLMEEAAKDVVTIETSAGLLHAFEAAGPRSVTVDMGKPRLEWDQIPLAEEFADTRAIELQIGPIDDPILHTPAAVSMGNPHAIFWVDDVEAYDLERVGPLLEHHPIFPEGANISLAHVFDENQIRVRVWERGVGLTLACGTAACAVGVAAARDGKTGRKTTVHLPGGPIVIEWRESDHHVLMTGTTEVEFEGEVDLETLSWRKTGPGDEPREAGAAS; this is encoded by the coding sequence ATGGCGTCCGAAACCAGACCCTTTTTGAAGATGAACGGCCTTGGCAACGATTTCGTGGTCTGGGACGCGCGGCAGCAGCCGCTGCGTCTCTCGCGGGACGCCATTGCCAAACTGGGTGACCGGAAGAGCGGCATCGGTTTCGACCAGATGATCACGGTCGAGTGGTCTTCGCTCGGTGTCGACGCCTTCATGCGCATCCACAACCGCGACGGCGGCGAAGTTTCCGCCTGCGGCAACGCCACCCGCTGTATCGGCCGTCTCCTGATGGAAGAGGCGGCAAAGGACGTGGTCACCATCGAAACGAGTGCCGGCCTGCTGCACGCCTTCGAGGCGGCCGGCCCACGCAGCGTGACCGTCGACATGGGCAAGCCGCGCCTGGAGTGGGATCAGATCCCGCTGGCGGAGGAATTTGCCGATACGCGCGCGATCGAACTGCAGATCGGCCCGATCGACGACCCGATCCTGCACACGCCCGCAGCCGTCAGCATGGGCAACCCACATGCGATCTTCTGGGTCGATGATGTCGAGGCTTATGACCTGGAACGGGTCGGCCCGCTGCTGGAGCATCATCCGATCTTTCCGGAAGGCGCCAATATCTCGCTGGCGCATGTCTTCGACGAGAACCAGATCCGCGTCAGGGTCTGGGAACGCGGTGTCGGGCTGACGCTTGCCTGCGGCACGGCCGCCTGCGCCGTCGGGGTTGCGGCTGCGCGCGACGGAAAGACCGGCCGCAAGACAACGGTTCATCTGCCCGGCGGTCCGATCGTTATCGAATGGCGCGAGAGCGACCACCACGTGCTGATGACCGGCACCACGGAAGTGGAGTTCGAGGGCGAGGTCGATCTGGAGACGCTCTCGTGGCGCAAGACCGGCCCCGGCGACGAACCGCGCGAGGCAGGAGCCGCGTCATGA
- the ftsY gene encoding signal recognition particle-docking protein FtsY — MSEKKRGFLGRLFGGKEKPEDHEETAGRDATAVPEPEQVDDGGEAAREAGEIEMDVEPVSAMSERSGPLGMETGPELVADFTPPETPAAPEEILSTDLAAPEAEPDPEELPQPQPAPAGEEPKASWFQRLRKGLSRSSSSLTEGISSIFTKRRLDASMLEELEDVLIQADLGVETAMAITDRLSEGRYDKEISPEEVRAILSEEVEKVLAPVATPLDLDTGLKPHVVLMVGVNGTGKTTTIGKLSQKLRSEGKKVMLAAGDTFRAAAVEQLKIWGERTGAEVIARDIGADAAGLAYDAMKEAREKGFDVLLIDTAGRLQNRTELMEELEKVIRVIRKQDPDAPHTVLLTLDATTGQNALNQVEIFGKVAGVTGLVMTKLDGTARGGILVAIAAKHGLPVHFIGVGEGVADLEPFSARDFANAIAGLA; from the coding sequence ATGAGCGAGAAAAAGCGCGGATTTCTGGGGCGGCTCTTCGGAGGCAAGGAAAAGCCGGAAGACCATGAGGAAACCGCGGGCCGCGACGCGACGGCCGTCCCGGAGCCCGAACAGGTTGACGACGGCGGTGAAGCCGCCCGCGAGGCGGGCGAGATCGAAATGGATGTCGAGCCGGTCAGCGCCATGAGCGAACGGAGCGGGCCGCTCGGCATGGAAACCGGTCCGGAACTCGTGGCCGATTTCACGCCCCCCGAAACGCCGGCCGCGCCTGAGGAGATCCTGTCCACGGACCTTGCCGCACCGGAAGCCGAGCCTGATCCGGAGGAGTTACCGCAGCCGCAGCCTGCGCCGGCAGGCGAGGAACCGAAGGCGTCGTGGTTCCAGCGGCTCAGGAAGGGCCTTTCCCGCTCGTCCTCGTCGCTCACCGAGGGCATTTCCTCCATTTTCACCAAGCGCCGGCTGGATGCTTCCATGCTGGAAGAGCTGGAGGACGTGCTGATCCAGGCGGATCTTGGCGTCGAAACGGCGATGGCGATCACCGACCGGCTTTCCGAAGGCCGCTATGACAAGGAAATTTCGCCGGAAGAGGTTCGGGCGATCCTGTCGGAGGAGGTCGAAAAGGTCCTGGCGCCGGTAGCCACGCCGCTCGATCTCGACACGGGCCTCAAACCGCATGTGGTGCTGATGGTCGGCGTCAACGGCACCGGCAAGACAACGACGATCGGCAAGCTTTCGCAGAAACTGCGCTCGGAGGGCAAGAAGGTGATGCTGGCCGCGGGCGACACCTTCCGCGCCGCCGCCGTGGAACAGCTGAAGATCTGGGGCGAGCGGACCGGGGCCGAGGTGATTGCCCGCGATATCGGCGCGGATGCCGCCGGACTGGCCTATGACGCCATGAAGGAAGCCCGCGAAAAGGGCTTCGACGTTCTCCTGATCGACACGGCCGGCCGCCTGCAGAACAGGACCGAGCTGATGGAAGAGCTGGAGAAGGTCATCCGCGTGATCAGGAAGCAGGATCCGGACGCTCCGCACACGGTTCTCCTGACCCTGGACGCCACCACGGGCCAGAACGCACTCAACCAGGTGGAGATCTTCGGCAAGGTGGCAGGCGTCACGGGCCTCGTCATGACCAAGCTCGACGGCACGGCCCGGGGCGGCATCCTGGTGGCAATCGCCGCAAAGCACGGGCTGCCGGTGCATTTCATCGGGGTTGGCGAAGGGGTCGCGGACCTGGAGCCGTTCTCGGCGAGGGATTTTGCCAACGCCATCGCGGGATTGGCCTGA
- a CDS encoding cupin domain-containing protein — translation MPASSDMTADEVVALLKMQPHPEGGFYAETFRDPVTDDTGRAASTLIYFLLPEGVLSRWHKVDAVETWHWYAGSPLELSISPDGREKQVLTLGNDLLTGQRPQGIVPRDGWQQARSLGVWTLVGCTVAPGFQFEGFDMAPEGWEPGSA, via the coding sequence ATGCCTGCCAGTTCCGACATGACCGCCGACGAAGTTGTCGCCCTCCTGAAAATGCAGCCGCATCCGGAAGGCGGGTTCTATGCCGAGACCTTCCGCGACCCTGTCACCGACGACACCGGCCGCGCCGCCTCCACCCTGATTTACTTCCTGCTGCCGGAAGGCGTGCTGTCGCGCTGGCACAAGGTGGACGCGGTCGAGACCTGGCACTGGTATGCGGGTAGCCCCCTGGAACTTTCCATCAGTCCGGACGGCCGGGAAAAGCAGGTCCTCACGCTCGGCAACGATCTCCTCACCGGCCAGCGCCCGCAAGGCATCGTTCCCCGCGACGGCTGGCAACAGGCGCGCTCGTTGGGCGTCTGGACGCTGGTCGGATGCACGGTGGCACCGGGCTTTCAGTTCGAAGGATTTGATATGGCGCCGGAAGGGTGGGAACCGGGAAGCGCTTAA
- a CDS encoding Crp/Fnr family transcriptional regulator, protein MSLAQDIAILKQIPMLSDFTDDQLRLLAFSAESMDYGQGQRLFDQGDRADGGLVITVGTVSLQTKGKDGFEEVDRAGPGTLLGEIALLAENKRPCRAEAIEPVSIIRIRRALFKRMIQEYPELAQRLFDQHAARYQKTVTLLRPIGEKMAELEQLNAERRVKDDERQS, encoded by the coding sequence ATGAGCCTTGCCCAAGACATTGCGATTCTCAAACAAATTCCGATGCTTTCGGACTTCACCGACGATCAGCTGCGCCTGCTCGCCTTCAGTGCCGAAAGCATGGACTATGGCCAGGGCCAGCGCCTCTTCGATCAGGGTGACCGGGCCGACGGCGGGCTTGTAATCACCGTCGGAACCGTCAGCCTTCAGACCAAGGGCAAGGACGGTTTCGAGGAGGTCGACCGGGCCGGGCCGGGCACGCTTCTGGGCGAGATCGCGCTGCTGGCCGAAAACAAGCGGCCCTGCCGCGCCGAGGCGATCGAACCGGTCAGCATCATCCGCATCCGCCGCGCCCTCTTCAAACGCATGATCCAGGAATATCCGGAACTGGCCCAACGCCTGTTCGACCAGCACGCGGCCCGCTACCAGAAGACCGTCACGCTGCTGCGCCCGATCGGCGAGAAAATGGCCGAGTTGGAACAGCTCAACGCCGAACGGCGGGTTAAGGACGACGAAAGGCAGTCGTAG